Proteins encoded in a region of the Cytobacillus pseudoceanisediminis genome:
- a CDS encoding ABC transporter substrate-binding protein, with protein sequence MKFKSLLAILSVFTILFLAACGNNNEQDETADKEKEGSKTEDTGYTVEHAMGTTKLDKTPEKVVILTNEGTEALLSMGVTPVGAVQSWTGDPWYEHIAEDMKDVQVVGTESEVNVEAIAALQPDLIIGNKMRQEKIYDQLNDIAPTVFAETLRGDWKENFELYAKALNKEEEGKKVLADYDSRIQEIKTSLGDKINQEVSIVRFMAGDVRIYHKDTFSGVILDQIGFARPESQNVDDFAEKNATKERIPAMDGDILFYFTYETGDGEASQLEKEWIEDPLFKNLKVSQDGNVHKVNDTIWNTAGGVIAANLLLDDIEKYFSK encoded by the coding sequence ATGAAATTCAAATCTTTACTTGCCATTCTTTCAGTTTTCACAATCTTGTTCCTGGCAGCCTGCGGGAACAACAATGAACAGGATGAGACAGCTGACAAAGAAAAAGAAGGAAGCAAAACAGAAGATACAGGTTACACAGTAGAGCATGCAATGGGCACAACTAAGCTTGATAAAACACCTGAAAAGGTAGTAATTCTGACAAACGAAGGTACAGAAGCATTACTTTCCATGGGTGTTACTCCAGTCGGTGCCGTTCAGTCCTGGACTGGCGATCCATGGTATGAACATATAGCAGAAGATATGAAAGATGTTCAGGTTGTGGGAACAGAAAGCGAAGTCAATGTAGAAGCAATTGCAGCGCTGCAGCCGGACCTTATCATCGGAAACAAGATGCGCCAGGAAAAAATCTATGATCAATTAAATGATATTGCCCCTACTGTTTTTGCTGAAACATTGCGCGGAGACTGGAAGGAAAACTTTGAGCTTTACGCTAAAGCACTGAATAAAGAAGAAGAAGGCAAAAAAGTCCTTGCTGATTATGACAGCCGCATCCAGGAAATCAAAACAAGCCTTGGCGACAAAATAAACCAGGAAGTTTCCATTGTCCGCTTTATGGCTGGAGATGTCCGCATCTACCATAAAGATACCTTCTCTGGTGTAATCCTTGACCAAATCGGTTTTGCAAGACCTGAAAGCCAGAATGTTGATGATTTTGCAGAAAAAAATGCTACAAAAGAGCGAATTCCTGCCATGGATGGAGATATCCTATTCTACTTCACATATGAAACTGGCGACGGTGAAGCAAGCCAGCTTGAGAAAGAATGGATTGAAGATCCACTATTCAAAAACTTAAAGGTATCCCAGGACGGCAATGTCCACAAGGTTAATGACACAATCTGGAACACTGCCGGCGGAGTCATAGCTGCAAACCTGCTTCTGGATGATATCGAAAAATATTTTTCCAAGTAA
- a CDS encoding DUF2573 family protein, producing the protein MNEELKEQLDGLLEKYTELLIGETSPELKEKVEAWVLYSFIAKSMPPLAKHWNDTYPSAKEEMKALVAEIKTMNEEMRSKK; encoded by the coding sequence ATGAATGAGGAGTTGAAGGAACAGCTGGATGGCCTGCTTGAAAAATATACCGAACTCCTAATTGGAGAGACCTCCCCGGAGTTAAAGGAAAAGGTTGAAGCTTGGGTGCTGTACTCTTTTATTGCGAAATCCATGCCGCCTCTAGCCAAGCACTGGAATGATACATACCCTTCTGCAAAAGAGGAAATGAAGGCTCTGGTCGCTGAAATTAAAACAATGAATGAAGAGATGAGAAGCAAAAAATAA
- a CDS encoding ABC transporter ATP-binding protein, with the protein MTAGQAIATKDLTLSYGETIIINELDLEIPKGEITVFIGGNGCGKSTLLRSIARLLKPKSGAVLLEGEAIAKLSTKDVARKMAILPQSPSAPEGLTVLQLVKQGRYPYQTWLKQWSTEDEIKVRNALKATGMEELKDRTVDSLSGGQRQRAWIAMTLAQDTDTILLDEPTTYLDMTHQIEILDLLFELNEIEERTIVMVLHDLNLACRYAHNIVAIKDQKVFAQGKPEHVINCGLVKTVFGMECEVTIDPLFGTPLCIPYGKGRCILKGQGFQE; encoded by the coding sequence ATGACAGCAGGGCAAGCGATCGCAACAAAAGACTTAACCTTGTCATATGGGGAAACCATTATTATTAATGAATTGGACCTGGAAATTCCCAAGGGAGAAATCACAGTATTTATTGGTGGAAATGGCTGCGGAAAATCGACATTGCTAAGGTCCATTGCCCGGCTGCTAAAGCCGAAATCAGGTGCCGTTTTATTGGAAGGTGAGGCTATAGCCAAACTTTCAACCAAAGATGTTGCCAGAAAGATGGCGATTCTGCCCCAATCCCCTTCTGCTCCAGAAGGACTCACAGTGCTTCAGCTTGTCAAACAGGGGCGGTACCCTTATCAAACTTGGCTGAAGCAATGGTCAACTGAAGATGAAATAAAGGTCAGAAATGCATTAAAGGCTACAGGCATGGAGGAATTGAAAGATCGGACAGTGGATTCATTATCGGGCGGACAGCGCCAGCGCGCCTGGATTGCCATGACGTTGGCTCAGGATACTGATACGATTCTGCTTGATGAGCCTACTACGTATTTAGATATGACCCACCAAATTGAAATACTGGATTTATTATTTGAATTAAATGAAATTGAAGAGCGTACCATCGTCATGGTGCTGCATGATCTGAATTTAGCCTGCCGCTATGCCCATAATATTGTTGCCATAAAGGATCAGAAGGTTTTCGCTCAGGGCAAGCCTGAACATGTCATCAATTGCGGATTAGTCAAAACCGTATTTGGCATGGAATGCGAGGTTACGATAGATCCATTATTCGGCACGCCGCTTTGCATTCCTTATGGGAAGGGCAGATGTATTTTAAAAGGGCAAGGATTCCAGGAATGA
- a CDS encoding spore coat protein has product MNQNQNPNTIQNPETQVNKTPQMNDRDFTNDILSTEKYMTDAYSVALNEASHQSLYQDILAAFNETQNQQREFYNLMFKKGWYKVEAADQQKLQQSYQQFQGYTNQLPYGNGQMQ; this is encoded by the coding sequence ATGAACCAGAACCAGAATCCAAATACGATTCAAAATCCCGAGACACAGGTAAATAAAACTCCGCAAATGAATGATCGGGATTTTACAAATGATATTTTATCTACAGAAAAATATATGACAGATGCATATTCTGTCGCCCTAAATGAGGCAAGCCATCAGAGCCTGTATCAGGATATTCTTGCGGCTTTTAACGAAACACAAAACCAGCAGAGAGAATTTTATAACCTAATGTTCAAAAAAGGCTGGTATAAGGTTGAAGCGGCTGACCAGCAGAAGCTTCAGCAATCTTATCAGCAGTTCCAGGGCTATACAAATCAATTGCCATATGGCAATGGTCAGATGCAATAA
- a CDS encoding spore germination protein, with protein sequence MRNWLKNKRIKEDIQHKDWEKSLIKSKDFKKIFYYNQKTNVRFGLTFMATLIDENIIQDGVLPNLLEEEFREIEDIKQLVPVADVQICDDPSLIEQKLLNGYVMLTIETELKHFGFIAAQKEIVRGLSQPEVEFSVIGPKEAFVESMGQNLNLIRKRLPVKELIIEEFKLGSLSKTAVAMLYMEDITNEDNVNTVRQRLTNVKFDAITDSSYIVQLISDNSNSPFPQLLDTERPDRVAGILAEGKIAIVVDGSPHVLITPTTLVEFFSSFEDYFLNWILSSFFRLIRLFAVAFSILITPIYVATLSYHYELIPKDLLSTLITSRREIPLPPILEALFLELTIELLREAGARLPTKVGQTIGIVGGIVIGTASVEAGLTSNVLLIIVALAALASFTTPVYRMGNTIRLLRFPFLFFAELWGLLGIVFCFCVLLTHLIRLTSLGRPFLEPLYPPRVMDMKDALIRLPFEKQSKRPIFLRTKNPIRFSRKKAKEKKDIDE encoded by the coding sequence ATGAGAAACTGGTTGAAAAACAAACGGATTAAAGAGGATATCCAGCATAAGGATTGGGAAAAATCCTTGATTAAATCCAAAGACTTCAAAAAAATATTTTATTATAACCAAAAAACAAATGTGCGCTTTGGACTTACTTTCATGGCTACTTTAATTGATGAAAATATTATTCAGGATGGTGTTCTCCCTAATCTTCTGGAAGAAGAATTCCGGGAAATAGAGGATATTAAGCAGCTTGTCCCTGTGGCCGATGTACAGATTTGTGATGACCCTTCTCTAATCGAACAAAAGCTTTTAAATGGCTACGTCATGCTGACGATTGAGACAGAACTTAAACATTTCGGCTTTATAGCTGCGCAAAAAGAAATCGTCAGGGGGTTAAGCCAGCCTGAAGTTGAATTTTCGGTTATCGGCCCTAAAGAAGCTTTTGTAGAGTCAATGGGCCAAAATTTAAACTTAATCAGGAAACGTCTTCCGGTAAAAGAACTGATTATTGAAGAGTTTAAGCTAGGAAGCCTGTCAAAAACCGCTGTAGCCATGCTTTATATGGAAGATATCACAAATGAGGATAATGTAAATACTGTCAGGCAGAGACTTACAAACGTGAAGTTTGATGCCATTACAGACAGTTCTTATATTGTACAGCTGATTAGTGATAACTCCAATTCCCCTTTTCCTCAGCTGCTTGATACGGAGCGGCCTGATAGGGTCGCGGGAATTTTGGCAGAGGGAAAAATAGCCATTGTGGTTGACGGCTCACCCCATGTGTTAATCACACCAACCACGCTTGTTGAATTTTTCAGTTCTTTTGAAGATTATTTTTTAAATTGGATTTTGTCTTCTTTTTTCCGGCTGATCCGGTTGTTCGCGGTTGCGTTTTCCATTCTCATTACACCTATTTATGTAGCAACCCTTTCATATCATTATGAACTTATTCCAAAAGACTTGCTGAGCACATTAATTACATCAAGACGGGAAATTCCGCTCCCTCCCATTTTGGAGGCATTATTTCTGGAGCTGACCATTGAACTGCTGCGTGAGGCAGGAGCCCGCCTTCCGACCAAGGTTGGCCAGACAATCGGTATCGTTGGAGGAATCGTAATCGGGACTGCATCTGTAGAAGCAGGCTTGACGAGTAACGTCCTGCTCATTATTGTAGCTCTCGCCGCTCTCGCCTCCTTTACAACACCTGTATACAGGATGGGCAATACGATCCGCCTGCTTCGCTTCCCTTTCCTGTTTTTTGCAGAACTATGGGGCCTGCTCGGGATTGTGTTTTGTTTCTGTGTACTGCTGACTCATTTAATAAGGCTGACTTCACTTGGAAGGCCATTCCTTGAGCCGCTCTATCCGCCTCGGGTTATGGATATGAAAGATGCCCTTATCAGGCTTCCATTTGAAAAGCAATCCAAAAGGCCGATATTTTTACGGACAAAAAATCCAATCCGTTTCAGTAGGAAAAAGGCCAAAGAGAAAAAAGATATCGACGAGTAA
- a CDS encoding Ger(x)C family spore germination protein, with product MKKLILLCLVLLLSGCVDKEILDDINIEVGVGYDLADDLKDKYRGTVLFQEFQPDKSVINRTFSGSGKLRQDLLLEVTKQSSEPVVTGGLKLAVFGPELSKKGIYDLVDSFQRDASIGARVFVATSEGKAEDMLNGEYGTRGNSTYIYNLIQHNIEHRDIPKTNLHILANDYYQEGKDPFLPRLKKLDDDKVEIAGISLFSKDREVEVLPVKDMFFFKLLVDKYSEGNFDVKLKKDELAAVKSLRSKHKIKITDHHASITINIEGIIREYTGDKLASEVVGAVQKKLEKKVEKECLRLLKQFQELGIDPIGLGQMKKSKHRNFDFKKWEDDYKTLSFDVKCNVTIEETGVIE from the coding sequence ATGAAGAAGCTAATACTGCTCTGTCTCGTCTTGCTGCTTTCCGGCTGTGTGGATAAAGAAATACTAGATGATATTAATATTGAAGTAGGAGTGGGCTACGATTTAGCAGATGATTTAAAAGACAAGTATAGAGGTACTGTATTATTTCAGGAATTTCAGCCTGATAAAAGTGTGATTAATCGGACATTTTCTGGAAGTGGAAAACTGCGCCAGGACCTTCTGCTCGAAGTGACTAAACAATCATCAGAGCCAGTCGTAACAGGAGGGTTAAAACTGGCAGTCTTTGGACCTGAACTTTCCAAGAAAGGAATTTATGATCTTGTAGATTCCTTTCAAAGAGACGCAAGTATCGGAGCACGTGTATTTGTTGCAACTTCGGAAGGGAAGGCAGAAGACATGTTAAATGGTGAGTATGGAACACGAGGAAACTCAACCTACATCTACAATCTAATCCAGCATAATATTGAACATCGGGATATTCCTAAAACCAACTTGCATATCCTAGCCAATGATTATTACCAGGAAGGCAAGGACCCATTTCTGCCGCGTCTTAAAAAATTAGATGATGATAAAGTGGAAATAGCCGGCATCAGCCTTTTCAGCAAGGATAGGGAAGTAGAGGTCCTTCCTGTGAAAGACATGTTCTTTTTTAAATTGCTGGTCGATAAATATAGCGAAGGAAACTTCGATGTTAAGTTAAAAAAGGACGAGTTAGCTGCTGTAAAGAGTTTAAGGTCCAAGCATAAAATTAAGATAACTGATCATCATGCTTCCATAACCATTAACATTGAAGGGATTATTCGTGAGTATACCGGAGATAAGTTAGCATCAGAGGTTGTTGGCGCCGTTCAAAAGAAACTGGAGAAAAAGGTCGAAAAGGAATGCCTCAGACTACTAAAACAGTTTCAGGAACTCGGAATTGATCCAATTGGGCTCGGCCAAATGAAAAAATCCAAGCATCGGAATTTTGATTTTAAAAAGTGGGAAGATGATTATAAAACGCTGAGTTTTGATGTAAAATGCAATGTAACAATTGAGGAAACCGGCGTAATTGAGTAA
- a CDS encoding IucA/IucC family C-terminal-domain containing protein, with amino-acid sequence MIKLTGEQAEALGQFRLVLDSGEGSPLTIEVKKLLDSSQTGPYLDKVKNHIGATDKKTAASILIKRYAFLPVIYLYSMTSWNIKLDIRPENITFVSQEKDGLWLPCFSFIHLQGQEIEEEREKWREDALRTLFNGHIFPVLNRIAIEANVSKLILWENIAIYLFWLYEKILPLETHSERAAEDFEFILEKASGNLFGCEKTNPLKKFDSTKILIESTGQTVRPRKTCCYSYLTSSGKRCGTCPQACRIK; translated from the coding sequence ATGATTAAATTAACTGGAGAACAGGCAGAAGCTCTCGGGCAGTTCAGACTTGTCCTGGATTCAGGAGAAGGTTCTCCTTTAACAATTGAAGTGAAAAAGCTGCTGGATTCGAGTCAGACAGGTCCATACCTGGATAAAGTGAAAAATCATATAGGAGCAACTGACAAGAAAACGGCTGCTTCTATTTTAATTAAAAGATATGCCTTTCTGCCTGTAATTTACTTGTATAGCATGACATCCTGGAACATCAAATTAGATATAAGGCCTGAAAATATAACATTTGTCAGTCAGGAAAAAGATGGACTATGGCTTCCATGCTTTAGTTTTATTCACCTTCAAGGCCAAGAAATTGAGGAGGAAAGGGAAAAATGGAGAGAAGATGCTTTGCGGACTCTTTTTAATGGCCATATTTTTCCGGTGCTGAATAGAATAGCAATCGAAGCAAATGTTTCTAAACTAATTCTTTGGGAGAATATAGCGATTTATCTCTTCTGGCTTTACGAGAAGATTTTGCCTTTGGAAACACATTCTGAAAGGGCTGCTGAAGATTTTGAGTTTATCCTGGAAAAGGCTTCAGGCAATTTGTTCGGCTGCGAAAAAACGAATCCCTTAAAGAAATTTGACAGTACTAAAATACTGATTGAAAGTACCGGCCAAACGGTGAGGCCAAGAAAAACATGCTGCTATTCCTATTTGACCAGCAGCGGAAAACGATGCGGGACATGTCCTCAGGCCTGCAGGATAAAATGA
- a CDS encoding GerAB/ArcD/ProY family transporter, whose translation MKEQPVPERLQISPFLVFYLVMSMQIGIGVLGYQRIIAMDAGYDAWISILFAGACIHVIVWMIYKIGDTVGGDIVTAHKYVVGNFLGKALCFIFIGYFILYSLTVVRTFIEVIQVWMFPELSTFWFSFGFMILCVYIIFGGFRTVVGTAFFGLVLPAYLLLTFGWAIKFSNFYNLLPIWDHSIKELLTASYHMSLTFIGFEIILFFYPFIKEPKKSQKWAHLAVLTTTLIYTILAIITFAYFSEDQLAKQIWASLTMWKIVEMPFVERFEYIGIANWNLIILPNVCISIWIASRLIKRVFNIRQKVGVFFVVAAVLSVIHFLDTREKINMLNNYVGKMGFAFTFLYIPLLFAAVMIAKKLKKGKKK comes from the coding sequence ATGAAGGAACAGCCAGTACCAGAGAGATTGCAGATATCTCCCTTTTTAGTATTTTACTTGGTCATGTCCATGCAAATTGGGATCGGTGTGTTAGGCTATCAGAGGATTATCGCAATGGATGCAGGATACGATGCCTGGATCTCCATATTATTTGCCGGCGCATGCATTCATGTAATTGTTTGGATGATCTATAAAATTGGCGATACCGTTGGCGGCGATATTGTAACAGCACATAAATACGTCGTGGGTAACTTTCTCGGCAAGGCACTCTGCTTCATTTTTATTGGCTATTTTATCCTGTATTCCTTAACAGTAGTAAGGACATTTATTGAAGTCATACAGGTTTGGATGTTCCCTGAATTAAGCACTTTCTGGTTCTCCTTCGGTTTTATGATTCTTTGTGTTTATATTATTTTTGGAGGATTTAGAACGGTAGTCGGTACAGCCTTCTTCGGGCTTGTTCTGCCGGCTTACCTCCTCCTCACATTCGGCTGGGCGATTAAATTCTCCAACTTTTACAATCTGTTGCCCATCTGGGATCATTCCATTAAAGAACTGCTTACAGCTTCTTATCATATGTCCCTTACTTTCATTGGGTTTGAGATCATCCTTTTTTTCTATCCATTTATTAAAGAACCAAAAAAATCGCAGAAATGGGCTCATCTGGCCGTATTAACAACTACTCTTATTTACACTATTCTAGCCATCATTACTTTTGCCTATTTTTCTGAAGACCAGCTGGCTAAACAAATTTGGGCCAGCTTAACGATGTGGAAAATAGTTGAGATGCCCTTTGTTGAACGATTTGAATATATCGGGATAGCCAACTGGAACTTAATCATCCTTCCTAATGTTTGCATTTCCATTTGGATCGCCTCCAGACTTATTAAAAGGGTATTTAACATCCGCCAGAAAGTGGGAGTGTTTTTTGTTGTTGCAGCAGTGCTTTCCGTTATACATTTTCTGGACACAAGAGAAAAAATTAATATGCTTAATAACTATGTTGGAAAAATGGGATTTGCTTTTACCTTTCTTTATATTCCTTTGCTTTTCGCTGCTGTAATGATCGCCAAGAAGCTAAAAAAGGGGAAGAAGAAATGA
- the rodA gene encoding rod shape-determining protein RodA produces the protein MTSNRYTPPKLDWGLVLILMLLFLVSAISIYSAQTTGQYTENFLLKQVVWYAVGTGIIAAVITLDSDQLKKISWYVYGLGIVLLGFLIVAPSSIAPVINGAKAWYKVPGMGSLQPAELVKVFIILVLAKTIDEHHQKNVYKTMQTDLWLLIKLVGLTMVPLLLVMQQPDLGTSLVFLAIMLGMIFISGISWKLLAPIFGTGAALAGTILYFVLWHPDILEKYLGVKEYQFARIYSWIDPYNYQSSTGFQLTRSLLAIGSGETSGKGYGTREVYLPESHTDFIFSIVGEEFGFVGASIVVSLFFLLIYHITKIGMETKNNFYTYICVGVISMVTFHVFQNIGMTIGLLPITGIPLPFISYGGSSLMGNMLAMGLIFSIRYHYKKYMFSTND, from the coding sequence ATGACCTCAAATCGATATACACCTCCTAAGCTGGATTGGGGCTTAGTATTAATATTGATGCTTTTATTCCTGGTAAGCGCCATTTCCATTTACAGCGCACAGACAACAGGTCAATATACAGAAAACTTCCTTTTGAAGCAGGTTGTCTGGTATGCTGTTGGAACAGGAATCATAGCTGCGGTAATCACACTGGATTCCGATCAGCTGAAGAAGATATCCTGGTATGTGTATGGCCTGGGGATTGTACTGCTTGGATTCCTGATTGTGGCGCCATCAAGCATTGCCCCTGTCATTAATGGGGCAAAGGCATGGTACAAGGTTCCGGGTATGGGCTCACTTCAGCCTGCCGAGCTTGTTAAAGTGTTTATTATTCTGGTTTTGGCAAAAACAATTGACGAGCATCATCAAAAAAATGTATACAAAACCATGCAGACTGATTTATGGCTGCTCATTAAACTGGTTGGTTTAACTATGGTGCCTCTGCTGCTTGTTATGCAGCAGCCCGATTTAGGGACAAGCCTTGTATTTCTGGCAATCATGCTTGGCATGATATTCATTTCAGGAATCAGCTGGAAGCTTCTGGCGCCAATATTTGGAACAGGGGCGGCTCTGGCTGGCACTATTTTGTATTTTGTTTTATGGCATCCGGATATTCTTGAGAAGTATCTAGGGGTAAAGGAATATCAGTTTGCGCGTATTTATTCCTGGATTGATCCTTATAACTATCAAAGTTCAACCGGATTTCAGCTGACACGCTCACTCCTTGCCATTGGATCAGGGGAAACAAGCGGGAAAGGATATGGAACGAGGGAAGTCTATCTGCCTGAAAGCCATACCGACTTTATTTTCAGTATCGTAGGGGAAGAGTTTGGCTTTGTAGGCGCAAGTATTGTCGTCAGCCTTTTCTTTCTGCTGATTTACCATATTACTAAGATCGGCATGGAAACCAAAAACAACTTTTATACCTATATTTGTGTAGGTGTCATCAGCATGGTTACATTCCATGTCTTTCAAAATATCGGGATGACTATCGGCCTTTTGCCAATCACAGGCATACCGCTTCCTTTCATCAGCTATGGAGGAAGCTCGCTGATGGGGAATATGCTGGCCATGGGGCTGATTTTCTCGATTCGTTATCACTATAAAAAATATATGTTCTCGACAAATGATTAA
- a CDS encoding FecCD family ABC transporter permease, whose protein sequence is MKKYYNLRLFGDRISFLVNRKALITFLLLAAAAAGVFVISTGTGEMKISPLKVVQVFFGGGSDMDRLVIQSFRLPRIIVALMVGMALAAAGGILQGIIRNPLASPDIIGITGGASAAVVAFLAFFSDKNNALTVSINWMPLAAFAGAAILAFLVYFLAYKDGVSPVRLVLIGIGLAALMKALTTLMMVFGPIYQASQANIWITGTVYGSNWDNVTILVPWTIVFLILAFVLARNVNIQELGDDIAKGVGSTVQKYRFLLLMVSTALIGGAVAFGGGIGFVGLMAPHMARRLVGSAFGALLPASALIGGILVMAADLIGRTLFSPLEIPAGVFTASIGAPYFIYLLFKTRNA, encoded by the coding sequence ATGAAAAAATATTATAACTTGCGCCTGTTTGGCGATAGAATTTCTTTTTTAGTAAACCGGAAAGCACTTATCACTTTTTTATTATTGGCAGCAGCTGCTGCCGGAGTATTTGTCATCAGCACCGGCACGGGTGAAATGAAAATCAGCCCTCTGAAGGTAGTGCAGGTTTTCTTTGGCGGGGGTTCGGATATGGATAGACTGGTCATTCAGTCATTCAGACTTCCAAGAATTATCGTTGCCTTAATGGTAGGAATGGCGCTTGCTGCAGCCGGGGGAATCCTGCAGGGGATAATCAGAAATCCGCTTGCATCTCCTGACATAATCGGGATTACAGGAGGGGCCTCTGCAGCAGTTGTAGCATTTCTTGCTTTTTTTAGTGATAAAAATAATGCATTAACTGTAAGTATTAATTGGATGCCTCTTGCAGCTTTCGCGGGTGCTGCTATTTTGGCCTTCCTTGTTTATTTTCTCGCCTATAAGGATGGGGTATCACCAGTACGGCTTGTTTTAATCGGGATCGGGCTTGCAGCCCTAATGAAGGCACTCACCACCTTGATGATGGTCTTTGGGCCGATTTACCAGGCAAGCCAGGCAAATATTTGGATAACCGGGACTGTTTACGGTTCAAATTGGGATAATGTCACAATTTTGGTCCCTTGGACCATCGTGTTTCTGATACTTGCCTTTGTTTTAGCACGAAATGTCAATATCCAGGAACTTGGCGATGATATTGCCAAGGGTGTAGGGAGCACAGTCCAAAAATACCGGTTTCTTCTGCTCATGGTCAGCACAGCATTAATTGGCGGAGCTGTTGCATTTGGCGGCGGGATAGGCTTTGTTGGATTGATGGCTCCTCATATGGCCCGCAGGCTGGTTGGCTCTGCTTTTGGCGCTTTGCTTCCGGCTTCTGCGCTGATTGGAGGAATCCTTGTGATGGCAGCCGACCTGATAGGCAGGACTTTGTTCTCACCGCTTGAAATCCCGGCGGGTGTATTTACAGCCAGCATTGGAGCACCTTACTTTATTTACCTGCTTTTCAAGACAAGAAACGCATAA